In one Pseudomonas sp. SCA2728.1_7 genomic region, the following are encoded:
- the radC gene encoding DNA repair protein RadC, with protein sequence MSIRDWPAAERPRERLLEHGAASLSDAELLAIFLRTGLPGISAVDLARNLLTQFGSLRLLLEADQHAFSKQLGLGPAKFAQLQAAQEMNRRHLAEKSRQKPALENPQVVRDYLKSMLRHEPHEVFGCLFLDSKHQVLNFEILFRGSIDNTSVHPREVVKRCLANNAAALILCHNHPSGNTDPSQADRLLTKRLQKALELIDVRVLDHFIVGDGEPLSMAECGWM encoded by the coding sequence ATGAGTATTCGCGATTGGCCTGCGGCGGAACGCCCGCGGGAAAGGTTATTGGAACACGGGGCAGCGAGCCTTTCGGACGCTGAGTTATTGGCGATTTTTCTGCGTACCGGATTGCCCGGAATAAGCGCTGTGGACCTGGCGCGCAATCTGTTGACTCAATTCGGCAGCCTGCGTTTGCTGCTTGAGGCCGATCAGCACGCATTCAGCAAACAATTGGGACTCGGGCCGGCGAAGTTTGCGCAACTGCAAGCGGCTCAGGAAATGAACAGGCGGCATCTGGCTGAGAAATCACGGCAGAAACCAGCCCTGGAAAACCCTCAGGTCGTTCGCGATTATCTGAAATCGATGCTGCGTCACGAACCGCATGAGGTGTTTGGTTGCCTGTTTCTCGACTCCAAACATCAAGTACTGAATTTCGAGATCCTGTTTCGCGGCTCGATCGACAACACCAGCGTGCATCCCCGCGAGGTGGTTAAGCGATGTTTGGCCAATAACGCGGCGGCGCTGATCCTGTGCCACAACCATCCATCGGGGAATACCGACCCCAGTCAGGCTGATCGATTACTGACCAAGCGACTGCAAAAGGCGCTGGAGTTGATTGACGTGCGGGTGCTGGATCACTTCATCGTTGGCGATGGTGAGCCGTTATCAATGGCGGAGTGTGGCTGGATGTAA
- a CDS encoding ABC transporter substrate-binding protein translates to MRLAALPLLLAPLLLSPLAQAAALSVCTEASPEGFDVVQYNSLTTTNASADVLMNRLVDFDTASGKVVPSLADSWEVSTDGLTYVFKLHPQVKFHTTEYFKPNRELTAEDVKFSFDRMLDPANPWHKVAQSGFPHAQSMQLPALIKKIDALDPLTVRFTLDHPDSTFLATLSMGFASIYSAEYADKLMKAGTTDKLNSQPIGTGPFVFNRFQKDAAIRYKANPDYFGGKPAVDPLIFAITPDANVRLQKLRRNECQIALSPKPLDVQAALKEPTLKVEKTDAFMTAFVGINSQHPPLDKPEVRQAINLAFDKANYIKAVFEDTAEAANGPYPPNTWSYAKNLPGYPHDVAKAKALLAKAGLKDGFQTTIWTRPSGSLLNPNPSLGAQMLQSDLAEIGIQAEIRVIEWGELIRRAKAGEHDLLFMGWAGDNGDPDNFLTPQFSCAAVKSGTNFARYCNADLDKLISAGKTTSEQGVRTKLYEQAQTQIQQQALWLPLAHPTAYALTRKDVQGYSVSPFGRQDYSKVNLK, encoded by the coding sequence ATGCGCCTCGCTGCCCTACCCCTGTTGCTCGCCCCGCTCCTGCTGAGCCCCCTGGCCCAGGCCGCCGCGCTGAGCGTCTGCACCGAGGCCAGCCCTGAAGGGTTCGACGTGGTGCAGTACAACTCGCTGACCACCACCAACGCCTCGGCCGACGTGCTGATGAACCGTCTGGTGGATTTCGACACCGCCAGCGGCAAAGTCGTGCCAAGCCTGGCCGACAGCTGGGAAGTCAGCACCGACGGCCTGACTTACGTGTTCAAGCTGCATCCGCAGGTGAAGTTTCACACGACTGAATACTTCAAGCCGAACCGTGAGCTGACCGCCGAAGACGTCAAATTCAGCTTCGACCGCATGCTCGACCCGGCCAACCCGTGGCACAAGGTTGCTCAAAGCGGCTTCCCCCATGCGCAGTCGATGCAGTTACCTGCACTGATCAAGAAAATCGACGCACTTGATCCGCTGACCGTGCGCTTCACCCTCGATCACCCGGACTCTACGTTCCTGGCGACTCTGAGCATGGGCTTCGCTTCGATCTACTCCGCCGAATACGCCGACAAACTGATGAAGGCCGGCACGACGGACAAGCTCAACAGCCAGCCGATCGGCACCGGCCCGTTCGTCTTCAACCGTTTCCAGAAAGACGCAGCGATCCGTTACAAGGCCAACCCGGATTACTTCGGTGGCAAGCCTGCGGTGGATCCGTTGATCTTCGCCATCACCCCGGACGCTAACGTGCGCCTGCAAAAACTGCGGCGCAATGAATGCCAGATCGCCCTGTCGCCAAAACCGTTGGACGTACAGGCCGCGCTGAAAGAACCGACACTGAAAGTCGAAAAGACTGACGCGTTCATGACCGCGTTCGTCGGTATCAACAGTCAGCATCCACCGTTGGACAAGCCGGAAGTGCGTCAGGCAATCAACCTCGCGTTCGACAAGGCCAACTACATCAAAGCCGTGTTCGAAGACACTGCCGAAGCCGCGAACGGCCCTTACCCGCCGAACACCTGGAGTTACGCGAAGAACCTGCCGGGTTACCCGCACGATGTCGCCAAAGCCAAGGCATTGCTGGCCAAGGCCGGGTTGAAGGACGGTTTCCAGACCACCATCTGGACGCGTCCTTCCGGCAGCCTGCTGAATCCGAACCCAAGCCTGGGCGCACAGATGTTGCAGTCAGATCTGGCGGAAATCGGCATTCAGGCGGAAATCCGCGTGATCGAGTGGGGCGAACTGATTCGCCGCGCCAAGGCCGGCGAGCATGACCTGCTGTTCATGGGCTGGGCCGGCGATAACGGCGACCCGGATAACTTCCTCACGCCGCAGTTTTCCTGCGCAGCGGTCAAGTCCGGCACCAACTTTGCGCGGTACTGCAACGCTGATCTGGACAAGTTGATCAGTGCGGGCAAGACCACTAGCGAGCAAGGTGTGCGCACCAAGCTGTATGAGCAGGCGCAGACGCAGATCCAGCAACAGGCGTTGTGGCTGCCGTTGGCGCACCCGACGGCCTATGCGCTCACACGCAAGGACGTACAGGGTTATTCGGTTAGCCCGTTTGGCCGGCAGGACTATTCCAAGGTCAACCTGAAATAA
- the rpmB gene encoding 50S ribosomal protein L28, which translates to MSRVCQVTGKGPVTGNNISHANNKTRRRFLPNLQHHRFWVEEEKRFVRLRVSAKGMRIIDKRGITVVLAELRRDGKI; encoded by the coding sequence ATGTCGAGAGTATGTCAAGTTACCGGTAAGGGTCCGGTGACTGGGAATAACATTTCCCACGCAAACAACAAAACCCGTCGTCGTTTCCTGCCGAACCTGCAGCATCACCGCTTCTGGGTTGAAGAAGAGAAACGTTTTGTGCGTCTGCGCGTATCTGCCAAAGGCATGCGTATCATCGACAAGCGTGGCATCACTGTCGTGCTCGCCGAACTTCGCCGCGATGGCAAGATTTAA
- the rpmG gene encoding 50S ribosomal protein L33 has product MRELIRLISSAGTGHFYTTDKNKRTTPDKIEIKKYDPVVRKHVIYKEGKIK; this is encoded by the coding sequence ATGCGTGAATTGATTCGTTTGATCTCGAGCGCCGGTACTGGTCACTTCTACACTACCGACAAGAACAAGCGTACTACCCCGGACAAAATCGAGATCAAGAAATATGATCCGGTTGTTCGCAAGCACGTGATCTACAAGGAAGGCAAAATCAAGTAA
- a CDS encoding cupin domain-containing protein: MNIQNVVDISLTSSEAERYRPDPAKVLKGDPEQAVFHQYESPCGQMGVGVWEGAVGQWTVNYTEHEYCEILQGVSVLRDSDGNAKTLRVGDRFVIPAGFRGTWEVLEACRKVYVIFEQKA, translated from the coding sequence ATGAACATCCAGAACGTCGTCGACATCAGCCTGACCAGTAGCGAAGCCGAACGCTATCGCCCGGACCCGGCGAAGGTGCTGAAGGGAGATCCTGAGCAAGCGGTGTTCCATCAGTACGAAAGCCCTTGTGGGCAGATGGGCGTTGGCGTGTGGGAAGGTGCGGTCGGGCAGTGGACGGTGAATTACACCGAGCATGAGTACTGCGAAATCCTGCAGGGGGTTTCGGTGCTGCGTGACAGCGATGGTAACGCCAAGACCTTGCGTGTTGGCGACCGGTTTGTGATTCCGGCGGGGTTTCGTGGGACTTGGGAGGTGCTGGAGGCTTGCCGCAAGGTCTATGTGATCTTTGAACAGAAAGCTTGA
- a CDS encoding aldehyde dehydrogenase, whose product MTTLTRADWEQHARDLKIEGRAYLNGEYTDAVSGETFECISPVDGRLLGKIASCDAADAQRAVENARATFNSGVWSRLAPTKRKATMIRFAGLLKQHAEELALLETLDMGKPISDSLYIDVPGAAQALSWSGEAIDKIYDEVAATPHDQLGLVTREPVGVVGAIVPWNFPLMMACWKLGPALSTGNSVILKPSEKSPLTAIRIAALAVEAGIPKGVLNVLPGYGHTVGKALALHNDVDTLVFTGSTKIAKQLMIYSGESNMKRVWLEAGGKSPNIVFADAPDLQAAAESAASAIAFNQGEVCTAGSRLLVERSIKDTFLPMVIEALKAWKPGNPLDPATNVGALVDTQQMNTVLSYIESGHTDGAKLVAGGKRILQETGGTYVEPTIFDGVSNAMKIAQEEIFGPVLSVIAFDTAEEAIQIANDTPYGLAAAVWTQDISKAHLTAKALRAGSVWVNQYDGGDMTAPFGGFKQSGNGRDKSLHAFDKYTELKATWIKL is encoded by the coding sequence ATGACCACCCTGACTCGTGCCGACTGGGAACAACACGCCCGCGACCTGAAAATCGAAGGCCGCGCCTACCTCAATGGCGAATACACCGACGCCGTCTCCGGCGAAACCTTCGAGTGCATCAGCCCGGTCGATGGCCGTCTGCTTGGCAAGATCGCCAGCTGTGACGCCGCCGACGCCCAGCGCGCCGTGGAAAACGCTCGCGCCACCTTCAATTCCGGCGTCTGGTCGCGCCTGGCGCCGACCAAACGCAAGGCCACCATGATCCGTTTTGCCGGCCTGCTGAAGCAGCATGCCGAAGAGCTGGCCCTGCTTGAAACCCTCGACATGGGCAAGCCGATCAGCGATTCGCTGTACATCGACGTCCCGGGCGCGGCGCAAGCACTGAGCTGGAGCGGTGAAGCGATCGACAAGATCTACGACGAAGTGGCCGCTACGCCCCACGACCAGTTGGGTCTGGTGACTCGCGAGCCGGTAGGCGTGGTCGGCGCCATCGTGCCGTGGAACTTCCCGTTGATGATGGCCTGCTGGAAACTCGGTCCGGCGCTGTCGACCGGTAACTCGGTGATCCTCAAGCCATCGGAAAAATCCCCGCTGACCGCTATCCGCATCGCCGCACTGGCGGTTGAAGCCGGCATTCCGAAAGGCGTGCTCAACGTGCTGCCGGGCTACGGCCACACCGTTGGCAAGGCGCTGGCGCTGCACAACGATGTCGACACGCTGGTGTTCACCGGTTCGACCAAGATCGCCAAGCAACTGATGATCTACTCCGGCGAATCGAACATGAAACGCGTCTGGCTGGAGGCCGGTGGCAAGAGCCCGAACATCGTCTTTGCCGATGCGCCGGACTTGCAAGCCGCTGCCGAATCCGCCGCCAGCGCCATCGCCTTCAACCAGGGCGAAGTGTGCACCGCCGGCTCGCGTCTGCTGGTCGAGCGTTCGATCAAGGACACATTCCTGCCGATGGTGATCGAGGCGTTGAAAGCCTGGAAGCCGGGCAACCCGCTGGACCCGGCGACCAACGTTGGTGCACTGGTCGACACGCAGCAGATGAACACTGTGCTGTCGTACATCGAATCCGGCCATACCGATGGCGCCAAACTGGTGGCTGGCGGCAAACGCATTCTGCAGGAAACCGGTGGCACCTACGTTGAGCCAACGATTTTCGACGGCGTGAGCAACGCGATGAAAATCGCTCAGGAAGAGATCTTCGGCCCAGTGCTGTCGGTCATCGCTTTCGATACCGCTGAAGAAGCGATCCAGATCGCCAACGACACGCCGTACGGCCTGGCCGCTGCGGTCTGGACCCAGGACATCTCCAAGGCGCACCTGACCGCCAAGGCCCTGCGTGCCGGCAGCGTCTGGGTCAATCAGTACGATGGCGGCGACATGACTGCGCCGTTCGGCGGCTTCAAACAGTCGGGCAACGGCCGCGACAAGTCGCTGCATGCGTTCGACAAATACACCGAGCTGAAGGCAACGTGGATCAAGCTGTAA
- a CDS encoding MFS transporter: MRWATYFAVLASVLSVGLALGVSMPLVSLRLEGWGYGSFAIGVMAAMPAIGVLLGAKISSHLAAHFGTANLMRLCLWAGALSIGLLALLPSYPVWLVLRLMIGVILTIVFILGESWINQLVVEHWRGRLVALYGSSYALSQLSGPLLLGALGTEHDYGFWVGVGLLLVSPLLLLGRSGAPSSEASSVTFRDLWGFARELPAIAWAVSLFAAFEAMILTLLPVYCLQQGFTAEIALAMVSTVVVGDALLQLPIGALADYLSRRTLFAGCAVVLMLSSLAIPMLLDTLLIWPLWVLFGASAGGLFTLSLILIGERYRDDALVRANAHIAQLWGVGCLVGPLAAGAGSQWISGHALPLLMAIGAFGLVLLLLRQGAFGPVTEPA, encoded by the coding sequence ATGCGGTGGGCGACGTATTTCGCCGTGTTGGCGTCTGTCTTGAGTGTCGGTCTGGCCCTGGGGGTCAGTATGCCGTTGGTGTCGTTGCGCCTGGAAGGCTGGGGTTACGGTTCCTTCGCCATCGGTGTAATGGCAGCGATGCCAGCGATTGGCGTGTTGTTGGGCGCGAAGATTTCCAGTCATCTGGCCGCGCACTTCGGCACGGCCAATCTGATGCGCCTGTGCCTGTGGGCCGGGGCGCTGTCGATCGGTCTGCTGGCGCTGTTGCCGAGCTATCCGGTCTGGCTGGTGCTGCGGCTGATGATCGGGGTGATCCTGACCATCGTGTTCATCCTCGGCGAGAGCTGGATCAATCAGCTGGTGGTCGAGCACTGGCGCGGTCGCCTGGTGGCGCTGTATGGCAGCAGCTATGCGTTGAGCCAACTGTCGGGGCCGTTGCTGTTAGGCGCGTTGGGCACCGAGCATGATTACGGTTTCTGGGTCGGCGTCGGCCTGCTGCTGGTTTCGCCGCTGCTGTTGCTGGGTCGCAGCGGTGCGCCAAGCAGTGAAGCGAGCAGCGTGACGTTCCGCGATCTGTGGGGATTCGCGCGCGAGCTGCCGGCAATTGCCTGGGCGGTGTCATTGTTCGCCGCGTTCGAGGCGATGATCCTGACGTTGCTGCCGGTGTATTGCCTGCAACAGGGCTTCACCGCTGAAATCGCGCTGGCGATGGTCAGCACGGTGGTGGTGGGCGATGCGTTGCTGCAATTGCCGATTGGCGCGTTGGCCGATTACCTGTCGCGGCGTACGCTATTTGCCGGCTGCGCCGTGGTGTTGATGCTGTCGAGTCTGGCGATTCCAATGTTGCTCGACACGCTGCTGATCTGGCCGTTGTGGGTATTGTTCGGGGCGAGTGCCGGTGGTTTGTTTACGCTGTCGCTGATTCTGATCGGCGAGCGTTATCGCGACGATGCGCTGGTGCGGGCGAATGCGCACATTGCGCAGTTGTGGGGTGTCGGTTGTCTGGTCGGGCCGCTCGCGGCCGGGGCGGGCAGCCAGTGGATCAGCGGACATGCGTTGCCGTTGTTGATGGCGATTGGAGCGTTTGGGTTGGTTCTGCTTCTTTTGCGTCAGGGTGCGTTTGGCCCAGTGACCGAGCCTGCCTAA
- a CDS encoding phospholipase D family protein, whose amino-acid sequence MSFRQPLFALLLLASFLSGCVSLDVPREPSQALPASGSSFGRSIQAQAAPYQGRSGFRLLSNSSEAFTARAELIRNAQSSLDLQYYIVHDGISTRMLVEELLKAADRGVRVRILLDDTTSDGLDQIIATLAAHPQIQIRLFNPLHLGRSTGVTRAAGRLFNLSLQHRRMHNKLWLADNSVAIVGGRNLGDEYFDAEPNLNFTDIDMLSVGPVAEQLGHSFDQYWNSALSKPIDEFLTSQPTAKDLENTRTRLEESLEDTRKQNHALYQQLMTFKTEPRMDIWRKELIWAWNQALWDAPSKVLAKGEPDPQLLLTTQLAPELRGVSKELIMISAYFVPGQPGLVYLTGRADAGVSVSLLTNALEATDVPAVHGGYAPYRKALLEHGVKLYELRRQPGDNYGSGPHVFYSKSFRGSDSSLHSKAMIFDRQKSFIGSFNFDPRSVLWNTEVGVLVDSPELAGHVRELALQGMAPALSYEAKLQDGQIVWVTEDNGQMHTLTKEPGSWWRRFNAWFSTTVGLERML is encoded by the coding sequence GTGAGCTTCAGACAGCCCCTGTTCGCTTTGCTGTTACTCGCCTCGTTCCTGAGTGGCTGTGTCAGCCTTGATGTTCCGCGCGAGCCCAGCCAGGCGTTGCCGGCGTCCGGCTCCAGCTTCGGCCGTTCGATTCAGGCCCAAGCGGCGCCCTATCAGGGGCGCTCGGGTTTCCGTCTGCTGTCCAACAGCAGCGAGGCGTTCACCGCCCGCGCCGAACTGATCCGCAACGCCCAGTCCAGCCTCGATCTGCAGTACTACATCGTCCATGACGGCATCAGTACGCGAATGCTGGTGGAGGAACTGCTCAAGGCTGCCGACCGTGGCGTGCGCGTGCGCATCCTCCTCGATGACACCACCAGCGATGGCCTCGACCAGATCATCGCCACACTCGCGGCGCATCCGCAGATTCAGATTCGCCTGTTCAATCCACTGCACCTGGGCCGCAGCACTGGCGTCACCCGCGCGGCGGGGCGCTTGTTCAATCTGTCACTGCAGCACCGGCGCATGCACAACAAGCTGTGGCTGGCGGATAACAGCGTGGCCATCGTCGGCGGGCGCAATCTGGGTGACGAGTATTTCGACGCCGAGCCGAACCTGAATTTCACCGACATCGACATGCTCAGCGTCGGGCCGGTGGCCGAGCAGCTCGGGCACAGTTTCGACCAGTACTGGAACAGCGCGCTGAGCAAACCGATCGACGAGTTCCTTACCAGCCAACCGACCGCCAAGGATCTGGAGAACACCCGCACACGCCTGGAAGAATCGCTGGAAGACACCCGTAAGCAGAATCATGCGCTGTATCAGCAGTTGATGACGTTCAAGACCGAACCGCGCATGGACATCTGGCGCAAAGAGCTGATCTGGGCATGGAATCAGGCGTTGTGGGATGCGCCGAGCAAGGTCTTGGCCAAGGGCGAACCGGATCCGCAATTGCTGCTGACCACGCAACTGGCACCCGAGCTCAGAGGCGTGAGCAAAGAGCTGATCATGATTTCGGCGTACTTCGTGCCGGGCCAGCCGGGGCTGGTTTACCTGACCGGTCGCGCCGATGCCGGCGTCTCGGTGAGCCTGCTGACCAACGCGCTGGAGGCCACCGATGTGCCAGCGGTGCATGGCGGCTACGCGCCGTATCGCAAGGCGTTGCTGGAGCATGGCGTGAAGTTGTATGAACTGCGCCGTCAGCCTGGGGATAACTACGGCAGTGGTCCGCATGTGTTTTACAGCAAGTCGTTTCGCGGCTCGGATTCAAGTCTGCACAGCAAAGCGATGATCTTTGATCGGCAGAAATCGTTTATCGGCTCGTTCAACTTTGATCCGCGTTCGGTGCTGTGGAACACCGAAGTCGGGGTGTTGGTCGACAGCCCGGAACTGGCCGGGCATGTGCGCGAACTGGCGCTGCAAGGCATGGCGCCAGCGCTGAGTTATGAGGCGAAGTTACAGGATGGCCAGATTGTTTGGGTCACCGAAGACAACGGCCAGATGCACACCCTTACCAAGGAGCCGGGGAGTTGGTGGCGGCGGTTCAACGCGTGGTTCAGCACCACTGTCGGCCTTGAACGAATGCTTTGA
- a CDS encoding PLP-dependent aminotransferase family protein yields MTLYVNLAELLGTRIENGFYRPGDRLPSVRALSVEHGVSLSTVQQAYRVLEDSGLATPKPKSGYFVPVGRELPELPAVGRPAQRPVEISQWDQVLELIRAVPRKDVVQLGRGMPDISSPTMKPLLRGLARISRRQDMPGLYYDNIHGTLELREQIARLMLDSGCQLSASDLVITTGCHEALSTSIHAICEPGDIVAVDSPSFHGAMQTLKGLGMKALEIPTDPLTGISLEALELALEQWPIKVIQLTPNCNNPLGYIMPESRKRALLTLAQRFDVAIIEDDVYGELAYTYPRPRTIKSFDEDGRVLLCSSFSKTLAPGLRIGWVAPGRYLERVLHMKYISTGSTAPQPQIAIAEFLKAGHFEPHLRRMRTQYQRSRDLMIDWVTRYFPAGTRASRPQGSFMLWVELPEGFDTLKLNRELHDQGVQIAVGSIFSASGKYRNCLRMNYAAKPTAQIEEAVRKVGETAVRLLAEAD; encoded by the coding sequence ATGACCCTTTATGTAAACCTCGCCGAATTGCTCGGCACACGCATCGAAAACGGCTTCTATCGACCCGGCGATCGGTTGCCGTCGGTACGTGCGTTGAGCGTCGAACACGGGGTCAGTCTGAGCACGGTGCAGCAGGCTTATCGCGTGCTTGAAGACAGTGGCTTGGCCACGCCGAAACCCAAATCCGGCTACTTCGTACCGGTGGGCCGTGAACTGCCGGAGTTGCCCGCCGTCGGCCGTCCGGCGCAACGTCCCGTGGAGATTTCGCAATGGGATCAGGTGCTGGAATTGATTCGCGCGGTGCCGCGCAAGGACGTCGTGCAACTGGGTCGCGGCATGCCGGACATCAGCTCGCCAACCATGAAACCGTTGCTGCGCGGTCTGGCGCGGATCAGCCGCCGCCAGGACATGCCCGGTCTGTATTACGACAACATCCACGGCACCCTCGAATTGCGCGAGCAGATCGCTCGATTGATGCTCGACTCCGGCTGCCAGTTGAGCGCCAGCGACCTTGTCATCACCACCGGTTGTCATGAGGCGCTGTCGACCAGCATCCACGCGATCTGCGAGCCGGGCGACATCGTCGCGGTCGATTCGCCGAGCTTCCACGGCGCCATGCAAACGCTCAAAGGCCTGGGCATGAAAGCCCTGGAAATCCCCACCGACCCACTCACCGGGATCAGTCTCGAAGCGCTGGAACTGGCGCTCGAACAATGGCCAATCAAAGTCATCCAGCTCACCCCCAACTGCAACAACCCGCTCGGCTACATCATGCCGGAGTCGCGCAAACGCGCCCTGCTTACCCTCGCCCAGCGCTTCGACGTGGCGATCATCGAGGACGATGTGTATGGCGAGCTGGCCTACACCTACCCGCGTCCGCGCACGATCAAATCCTTCGACGAAGACGGCCGCGTGCTGCTTTGCAGTTCGTTTTCCAAGACCTTGGCGCCGGGCCTGCGCATTGGCTGGGTCGCGCCGGGCCGCTACCTTGAGCGCGTGCTGCACATGAAATACATCAGCACCGGATCGACCGCACCGCAGCCGCAGATCGCCATCGCCGAATTCCTCAAGGCCGGTCATTTCGAACCGCACTTGCGGCGCATGCGCACGCAATACCAACGCAGTCGCGACCTGATGATCGACTGGGTTACCCGCTATTTCCCGGCAGGCACCCGCGCCAGTCGGCCGCAAGGCAGTTTCATGTTGTGGGTCGAATTGCCGGAAGGTTTCGACACCTTGAAACTCAATCGTGAGTTGCACGACCAAGGCGTACAGATTGCCGTCGGCAGCATTTTTTCCGCCTCGGGCAAGTACCGCAATTGCCTGCGGATGAACTACGCTGCCAAACCGACCGCGCAGATCGAAGAGGCGGTGCGCAAGGTCGGCGAGACAGCGGTCAGATTGCTGGCCGAAGCCGACTGA
- a CDS encoding DUF1127 domain-containing protein, producing MNGLSDVRLTLHSQELAAGQKDSARNEIMRKPPSGLNRWRLLWHRLHTRKALLALTADQLKDIGLTREQALEEGLKPFWRI from the coding sequence ATGAACGGCTTGAGCGATGTGCGGCTGACGTTACACAGTCAGGAACTGGCGGCAGGGCAGAAGGACAGTGCGCGCAATGAGATCATGCGCAAGCCACCGTCCGGCCTGAATCGCTGGCGTCTGTTGTGGCATCGTCTGCACACGCGCAAGGCGTTGCTGGCGCTGACGGCGGACCAGCTCAAGGACATCGGGCTGACCCGTGAGCAGGCGCTGGAGGAGGGGTTGAAGCCGTTCTGGCGGATCTGA
- a CDS encoding FAD-binding oxidoreductase, protein MTARAFTSASQPHVASYYAASSLPQPDHPVLQGDVLADVCVVGGGFSGLNTALELAERGLSVVLLEARKIGWGASGRNGGQLIRGVGHGLDQFANVIGSDGVREMKLMGLEAVEIVRQRVERFQIACDLTWGYCDLANKPFDIESFAEDAEELRGLGYRYETRLLQANEMHTVVGSKRYVGGLIDMGSGHLHPLNLALGEAAAAQQLGVKLFEHSAVTRIDYGPEVKIHTAQGSVRAKTLVLGCNAYLSDLNPQLSGKVLPAGSYIIATEPLSEEQAHSLLPQNMAVCDQRVALDYYRLSADRRLLFGGACHYSGRDPKDIGAYMQPKMLEVFPQLAGVKIDYQWGGMIGIGANRLPQIGRLADQPNVYYAQAYSGHGVNATHLAGKLLAEAISGQHSGGFDLFAKVPHITFPGGKHLRSPLLALGMLWHRLKELV, encoded by the coding sequence ATGACTGCCCGCGCCTTCACCTCCGCGAGCCAACCCCACGTTGCCTCTTACTACGCCGCCAGCAGCCTGCCGCAGCCCGATCACCCGGTATTGCAAGGTGATGTGCTGGCCGACGTCTGCGTGGTCGGCGGTGGCTTTTCCGGGTTGAACACGGCGCTGGAACTGGCTGAGCGCGGCCTCAGCGTGGTGTTGCTCGAGGCGCGCAAGATCGGCTGGGGCGCCAGCGGCCGCAACGGCGGGCAGCTTATTCGCGGGGTCGGTCACGGCCTCGATCAGTTCGCCAATGTCATCGGCAGCGATGGCGTGCGCGAGATGAAACTCATGGGCCTGGAAGCGGTGGAAATCGTCCGCCAGCGCGTCGAGCGTTTTCAAATTGCCTGCGACCTGACCTGGGGCTACTGCGATCTCGCCAACAAGCCGTTCGACATCGAAAGCTTTGCCGAAGACGCCGAAGAACTGCGCGGCCTCGGTTATCGCTACGAAACCCGTTTGCTGCAAGCCAACGAGATGCACACCGTAGTCGGTTCCAAGCGCTATGTCGGCGGTTTGATCGACATGGGCTCAGGGCATTTGCATCCGCTCAATCTCGCATTGGGCGAAGCAGCGGCGGCGCAGCAACTGGGCGTCAAACTGTTTGAACACTCGGCAGTGACGCGTATCGATTACGGCCCTGAAGTCAAAATACATACAGCTCAAGGTTCGGTGCGCGCCAAGACCCTCGTGCTCGGCTGCAACGCGTATCTCAGTGATCTGAATCCGCAACTCAGCGGCAAGGTCCTGCCCGCCGGCAGCTACATCATCGCCACCGAACCTTTGAGCGAAGAACAGGCGCACAGCCTGCTGCCGCAGAACATGGCGGTCTGCGACCAGCGTGTCGCGCTGGATTACTACCGGCTCTCGGCGGATCGTCGTTTGCTGTTCGGCGGTGCCTGCCATTATTCGGGGCGCGATCCAAAGGATATCGGCGCCTACATGCAGCCGAAGATGCTCGAAGTGTTCCCGCAACTCGCTGGCGTGAAGATCGACTATCAGTGGGGCGGCATGATCGGTATCGGCGCGAACCGCTTGCCGCAGATTGGCCGGCTCGCGGATCAGCCGAATGTGTATTACGCCCAGGCGTACTCCGGGCACGGGGTGAATGCCACGCACCTGGCGGGCAAGTTATTGGCCGAAGCGATCAGCGGGCAGCACAGTGGGGGCTTTGACCTGTTTGCCAAGGTGCCGCACATCACTTTCCCGGGCGGCAAGCATTTGCGTTCGCCGTTGTTGGCGTTGGGGATGTTGTGGCATCGCCTCAAAGAGTTGGTCTGA
- a CDS encoding YkgJ family cysteine cluster protein gives MSCNSQTVRTLRQQIPSFECVPGCHDCCGPVTTSPEEMARLPRKTRAEQDAAMEELNCVHLGPNGCTVYEERPLICRLFGTTKTLPCPNERRPVELIHPRVEKQIFEYMAANRQVLV, from the coding sequence ATGAGCTGCAACAGCCAGACAGTCCGCACCTTGCGTCAGCAGATCCCCTCGTTCGAGTGCGTGCCTGGCTGCCACGACTGCTGCGGGCCGGTGACCACTTCGCCGGAAGAAATGGCGCGCCTGCCGCGCAAGACCCGCGCCGAGCAGGATGCGGCGATGGAGGAGTTGAACTGTGTGCACCTGGGGCCGAATGGCTGCACGGTGTATGAGGAGCGGCCGTTGATTTGCCGGTTGTTCGGCACGACCAAAACCTTGCCTTGCCCGAATGAGCGGCGGCCGGTGGAGCTGATTCATCCGCGCGTGGAGAAGCAGATATTCGAGTACATGGCGGCGAATCGGCAGGTGTTGGTTTGA